The following is a genomic window from Spirochaetota bacterium.
CGTCGACGGCGGACGGTCGTGGAAAGATGCGCCGCTGGCGGCATCCTCCACCATGGCAAACTGTTATTCCCCGGCCATCGGGCTTTCCGGCAACGACATCATGGTGCTCTGGTATGACACCCGCGAGGGGAAGGCGCGGATCTATTCCCGCAAGTATTCGGTCAGGGAAAGGAATTTCCTCCCCGAAGCCGAGGTGTCCGAGGCCCGGTACGAGTCGCGGAACCCGGTCGTGGTGTCCCTCGGGAAGCGCCTCGTGGTCTTCTGGGAAGAGCGGAACGTCATCATGGCCAAGCAGACCGACGTGTATGCCGAAGCCCCGGTCGTTTTTTCCGAAACGAATCCCGAGGGGATATGGTCACGGCTGCCCTATATCGTGATGCAGTGGAGACCTCCCCGGGACGAATCCGGCATAGCGGGATACGCGGCCCTTCGCAACAACCTCCCGGACTTCAATCCCACGGTCGTGAACATGAAGCCGAATGTCACCCAGGAGAAAATCACGGATAATATCACCGACGGCATATCCTATTATCATATCCGCGCAGTCGACGGGGCGGGCAATTTCAGCCGCACCATCCATTACAAGCTGCAGCTGGCGGTCAACCCGCTCCCGGGGCCCGTCATCGTTTCCCCGACGCATCCCCAGGGCAAGCCGTCCCCGTCTATGGCGCCGGCCTTTTCCTGGGCCATCGATGAGCCGGAGCGCATCAAGGGATTCGTGTACAGCCTGTCACGGGACGCGATCAAGATGCCGGACCAGTTCACCACGGAGCTGAAGACGGCGTTCAGCGACATCGAGGATGGGAATTACTTTTTCACCGTGGCGGCCGTGGACAAGACCAACCAGATCAGCAGGGTGTCAACGTACGATTTCATCATCGGTCCCCTCGACCGGGCCGTCGATCCCGATTATTTCAACCGGATCGCCGAGGAAGAGAAGAAATTCCAGAAATACTACCAGGAGCATTTCAAGTTCTATCGGGAATACGGGACTCCGGTTCCAGTCATCGCGAGGACGCCGGGCGTGATGATCCAGTTCCCCTTCGACGTCAGGAGGGTTTTTGACGGCAATTCGTTCAAGGCGATCATAGTGCCCGCCAATATCCGCCCTGAATCGATCGTCGGGTATTCGGTATATATCAATGATGACAACATCCAGCCGGCGGACCGCGTCAACCACAAGGGTTCGATTATCGAGGTGAAGGGCCTGAAAAGCGGCGACTACTATATCGGCGTGAAGTGCAAGTATGCCGTGGGGGCCAGGGGCTCGGGAGCATACGCCTGGACAAAGCCCTACGTCGCGAAGGTTTCCATACAGCTGCCGGCGGAGCGCTCGCCGGTCGTATATTAC
Proteins encoded in this region:
- a CDS encoding exo-alpha-sialidase produces the protein MNLYFRIAFVRQCLWAIFLFAVFSIAAALVFQSSKVLTNPAGWEKSFQVSSFNIVARDITVASRGNIIAAVYEGRAGGAQGIYATLSFDGGVTFLPSLRVAGVTSKTSMNPHAAISPAGHLTVMWHGYIDTESTNRIFFSTSKDYGATWSEPKKLSLGKETEMLPRVYYDDRNRLHLFYHGSVADNINLFHAISDDGEQFKTTGSLIRLTSSMRGAFFPSIQISGKYFFMVWQGKEEDFSDELFFMKSADYGRTWSIKKQITESIGNNDAPSLILHENDLYVAYQNNDEKNWAIKMKKGVDGGRSWKDAPLAASSTMANCYSPAIGLSGNDIMVLWYDTREGKARIYSRKYSVRERNFLPEAEVSEARYESRNPVVVSLGKRLVVFWEERNVIMAKQTDVYAEAPVVFSETNPEGIWSRLPYIVMQWRPPRDESGIAGYAALRNNLPDFNPTVVNMKPNVTQEKITDNITDGISYYHIRAVDGAGNFSRTIHYKLQLAVNPLPGPVIVSPTHPQGKPSPSMAPAFSWAIDEPERIKGFVYSLSRDAIKMPDQFTTELKTAFSDIEDGNYFFTVAAVDKTNQISRVSTYDFIIGPLDRAVDPDYFNRIAEEEKKFQKYYQEHFKFYREYGTPVPVIARTPGVMIQFPFDVRRVFDGNSFKAIIVPANIRPESIVGYSVYINDDNIQPADRVNHKGSIIEVKGLKSGDYYIGVKCKYAVGARGSGAYAWTKPYVAKVSIQLPAERSPVVYYAKNVMDKFPRRFSIITVTFVGLGLVITTMGYGTRISFYLQLFLFRLKERYRRMAKK